Proteins from a single region of Cucurbita pepo subsp. pepo cultivar mu-cu-16 unplaced genomic scaffold, ASM280686v2 Cp4.1_scaffold001047, whole genome shotgun sequence:
- the LOC111786120 gene encoding multiple RNA-binding domain-containing protein 1-like has translation MDGNVKDEKVGEGDARRVILEQAVDGISDVDFDPDRVESRSLFVKNLNFKTSDESLRKHFSEHMKGGRILSAKVKKHIKKGQHVSMGFGFLEFDSVETATSVCSNWQ, from the exons ATGGATGGCAATGTGAAGGACGAGAAAGTTGGTGAAGGTGATGCTAGGAGGGTGATTTTGGAGCAGGCAGTGGATGGAATATCAGATGTTGATTTTGACCCTGACAGGGTTGag TCACGATCTCTTTTCGTCAAGAacctcaattttaaaacgtctgACGAAAGTTTGAGAAAGCATTTTAGTGAACACATGAAAGGGGGAAGAATATTGAGCGCCAAG GTAAAGAAGCATATAAAAAAAGGACAGCATGTTTCAATGGGTTTTGgatttttggaatttgattcAGTGGAGACTGCCACAAGTGTCTGCAGTAATTGGCAG